A single Rubrivivax gelatinosus IL144 DNA region contains:
- a CDS encoding PepSY-associated TM helix domain-containing protein, which produces MRAEILRVYKSVHTWTGIVSGMALFIAFYAGALTVFKEPLARWASPPAQQAAVPLAQAQDLIVRTLRAEPAAARDFTLHLHDAENLPGRLSWQVRDPGADDHDGRHLRHFVATLDAEGRVAAQPVAPTQLGDFIDVLHRVVGLPVDNDPNRWLMGVVSALYALALVSGVVVLLPSLVKDFFALRVGRNLKRLWLDAHNVVGIVSLPFHLVMALTAVVFAFHDGIYALQDRLLHEGRLAGAFQRPAASAGAAPRDPATMRAPAELLAAVRAIAPSFVPTALQYQQAAGPRAIVRVWGQDESAVAPRARGGFVAVDPYSARIVNHDSLPGHQSAANQLISSFFALHMASFAGDPVKWLYFVLGLAGAWLFYSGNLLWIESRRKRGAEPPRRTRWMAAGTIGVCLGSVCGISATIAAAKWLPGLVADVAAGHRALYYAVFFAAIGWAFWRGSARGSVQLLWAAVVLTAAIPASSLLGVLAPGLGPWPPASAAALGVDLTAAVGAALLAWMAVATGRRVRHGPAPSVWAAPAAGTLSGTGR; this is translated from the coding sequence ATGCGAGCCGAGATCCTGCGTGTCTACAAGTCGGTCCACACCTGGACCGGCATCGTCTCCGGCATGGCGCTGTTCATCGCCTTCTATGCCGGCGCCCTCACCGTCTTCAAGGAACCGCTGGCACGCTGGGCCAGCCCACCGGCGCAGCAGGCCGCGGTGCCGCTGGCGCAGGCGCAAGACCTGATCGTGCGCACGCTGCGGGCCGAGCCTGCTGCCGCGCGCGACTTCACGCTGCACCTGCACGACGCCGAGAACCTGCCCGGCCGGCTGAGCTGGCAGGTGCGCGACCCCGGGGCCGACGACCACGACGGCCGCCACCTGCGCCACTTCGTCGCCACGCTGGACGCCGAGGGCCGTGTCGCCGCCCAGCCGGTGGCGCCGACGCAGCTCGGCGACTTCATCGACGTGCTGCACCGCGTCGTCGGCCTGCCGGTGGACAACGACCCCAACCGCTGGCTGATGGGCGTCGTCTCGGCGCTGTATGCGCTGGCGCTGGTGTCGGGCGTCGTCGTGCTGCTGCCCTCGCTGGTCAAGGACTTCTTCGCGCTGCGCGTCGGCCGCAACCTCAAGCGTTTGTGGCTGGACGCGCACAACGTCGTCGGCATTGTCAGCCTGCCTTTTCACCTCGTGATGGCGCTGACCGCGGTGGTCTTCGCCTTCCACGACGGCATCTACGCCCTGCAGGACCGGCTGCTGCACGAAGGCCGGCTGGCCGGCGCCTTCCAGCGCCCGGCGGCCAGCGCCGGCGCGGCGCCGCGCGACCCGGCGACGATGCGCGCGCCGGCCGAGCTGCTGGCTGCGGTGCGCGCCATCGCGCCCAGCTTCGTGCCGACGGCGCTGCAGTACCAGCAGGCGGCGGGGCCGCGTGCCATCGTGCGCGTCTGGGGCCAGGACGAGAGCGCGGTGGCGCCGCGCGCACGCGGCGGCTTCGTCGCCGTCGACCCGTACAGCGCGCGCATCGTCAACCACGACTCGCTGCCCGGCCACCAGTCCGCGGCCAACCAGCTTATCAGCAGCTTCTTCGCGCTGCACATGGCCTCGTTCGCCGGCGACCCGGTGAAATGGCTGTACTTCGTGCTCGGCCTGGCCGGCGCCTGGCTGTTCTACAGCGGCAACCTGCTGTGGATCGAGAGCCGGCGCAAACGCGGCGCCGAGCCGCCGCGGCGCACGCGCTGGATGGCCGCCGGCACGATCGGCGTCTGCCTGGGCAGCGTCTGCGGCATCTCGGCGACGATCGCCGCGGCCAAGTGGCTGCCGGGCCTGGTGGCCGACGTCGCGGCCGGCCACCGCGCGCTGTACTACGCGGTGTTCTTCGCCGCGATCGGCTGGGCCTTCTGGCGCGGCAGCGCACGCGGCTCGGTGCAACTGCTGTGGGCGGCCGTCGTGCTGACCGCGGCGATCCCGGCCAGCTCGCTGCTCGGTGTTCTCGCGCCCGGGCTCGGGCCGTGGCCGCCGGCCTCGGCCGCGGCGCTGGGCGTGGACCTGACGGCCGCCGTCGGCGCCGCCCTGCTGGCCTGGATGGCAGTGGCGACGGGACGCCGCGTGCGCCACGGTCCGGCGCCCAGCGTCTGGGCCGCGCCCGCGGCCGGCACGCTCAGCGGAACTGGGCGATGA
- a CDS encoding heavy metal translocating P-type ATPase yields the protein MSAGRWIAALEPAHACAGRVRWRYRVERGGVLDARALRRAAEALRGVREARVNAAVRSLALRYDPAATDAATLARQLLALAPPGRAPAAGAAPDPALGNVLGTGAALLLGPALPLALRGPVAAANAVPLLGEALEDFLRAGITSHVLEAAAVAISIGRGDHVAANTTSFLLALGEYLEHSIERRSDALLSQLLRPADTEVWVERQGRETRIDADAVQVGDTVIVATGAVIPVDGTVLGGEALVNEATMTGESVPVARRRGDHVLSGTLVEEGRLRVYAERVGRQAAAARIADFVAQSLEAKGQTQLEAARLADRLVPMVLALAAGTWALSRDGRRVAAVLQADYSCALKLATPVAFKSAMAEAGRSGMLIKGARALERLAAADTFVFDKTGTLTTGRLRVTDTIALDPALSAADLLNLAASVEEHYMHPMALAVVEAAHRLPEREHFDHAEVEFIVAHGVASEIDGRRVVVGSRHFVEDDEGIAVAPHAPRLEALEADGKTLLYIGWGGALIGVLAMRDQLRPDAAATVARLRELGVSRIVMLTGDQAERARETAAALGLDDYRAGLMPEDKAAVLRELAASGARIAFVGDGVNDGPALSGAHVGIAMQRGADVARLAADLVLLEDRIGHVADAKALALATRALIDSNFRLTMGLNSTILGAAALGALSPVAASMLHNGSTIAILLRALAGAGLPRGQRRKR from the coding sequence GTGAGCGCCGGCCGCTGGATCGCGGCGCTCGAACCGGCGCACGCCTGTGCCGGCCGCGTGCGCTGGCGCTACCGCGTCGAACGCGGCGGCGTGCTCGACGCACGCGCGCTGCGCCGTGCCGCCGAGGCGCTGCGCGGCGTGCGCGAAGCCCGCGTCAACGCCGCGGTGCGCTCGCTGGCGCTGCGTTACGACCCGGCGGCGACCGACGCCGCGACGCTGGCCCGGCAGCTGCTGGCGCTGGCGCCGCCGGGGCGTGCGCCGGCCGCCGGCGCCGCGCCCGACCCGGCGCTGGGCAACGTGCTCGGCACCGGCGCCGCGCTGCTGCTCGGGCCGGCGCTGCCGCTGGCGCTGCGCGGCCCGGTGGCCGCCGCCAACGCCGTGCCGCTGCTCGGCGAGGCGCTGGAGGACTTCCTGCGCGCCGGCATCACCTCGCACGTGCTGGAAGCAGCGGCGGTGGCGATCTCGATCGGCCGCGGCGACCACGTCGCGGCCAACACCACGTCCTTCCTGCTGGCGCTGGGCGAGTACCTCGAGCACTCGATCGAACGCCGCTCCGACGCCCTGCTGTCGCAGCTGCTGCGCCCGGCAGACACCGAGGTCTGGGTCGAACGCCAAGGCCGCGAGACGCGCATCGACGCCGACGCGGTGCAGGTCGGCGACACGGTCATCGTCGCCACCGGCGCGGTGATACCGGTCGACGGCACGGTGCTCGGCGGCGAGGCCCTGGTCAACGAGGCGACGATGACCGGCGAGAGCGTGCCGGTGGCGCGCCGCCGCGGCGACCACGTGCTCTCGGGCACGCTGGTCGAAGAAGGCCGGCTGCGCGTCTACGCCGAACGGGTCGGCCGCCAGGCGGCGGCGGCGCGCATCGCCGACTTCGTCGCCCAGTCGCTGGAGGCCAAGGGCCAGACGCAGCTGGAAGCCGCGCGCCTGGCCGACCGCCTGGTGCCGATGGTGCTGGCGCTGGCCGCCGGCACCTGGGCGCTGTCGCGCGACGGCCGGCGCGTCGCCGCGGTGCTGCAGGCCGACTACTCCTGCGCGCTGAAGCTGGCGACGCCGGTGGCCTTCAAGTCGGCGATGGCCGAGGCCGGGCGCAGCGGCATGCTGATCAAGGGCGCACGCGCGCTCGAACGCCTGGCCGCGGCCGACACCTTCGTCTTCGACAAGACCGGCACGCTGACCACCGGCCGGCTGCGTGTCACCGACACCATCGCGCTCGACCCGGCGCTGAGCGCGGCCGACCTGCTGAACCTGGCGGCCTCGGTCGAGGAGCACTACATGCACCCGATGGCGCTGGCCGTCGTCGAGGCCGCGCACCGCCTGCCCGAACGCGAGCACTTCGACCACGCCGAGGTCGAGTTCATCGTCGCCCACGGCGTCGCCAGCGAGATCGACGGCCGGCGCGTCGTCGTCGGCTCGCGCCACTTCGTCGAGGACGACGAAGGCATCGCCGTCGCGCCGCACGCGCCGCGCCTCGAGGCGCTGGAGGCCGACGGCAAGACCCTGCTCTACATCGGCTGGGGCGGCGCGCTGATCGGCGTGCTGGCGATGCGCGACCAGCTGCGGCCCGACGCCGCGGCCACCGTCGCGCGGCTGCGCGAGCTGGGCGTGAGCCGCATCGTCATGCTGACCGGCGACCAGGCCGAACGCGCGCGCGAGACCGCCGCAGCGCTGGGCCTGGACGACTACCGCGCCGGGCTGATGCCCGAAGACAAGGCGGCGGTGCTGCGCGAGCTGGCCGCGTCCGGTGCCCGCATCGCCTTCGTCGGCGACGGCGTCAACGACGGTCCGGCGCTCAGCGGCGCGCACGTCGGCATCGCGATGCAGCGTGGCGCCGACGTCGCGCGGCTGGCCGCCGACCTCGTGCTGCTCGAAGACCGCATCGGCCACGTCGCCGACGCCAAGGCGCTGGCGCTGGCCACGCGTGCGCTGATCGACAGCAACTTCCGGCTGACGATGGGCCTGAACTCGACGATCCTCGGCGCCGCCGCGCTGGGCGCGCTGAGCCCGGTGGCGGCGTCGATGCTGCACAACGGCAGCACGATCGCGATCCTGCTGCGCGCGCTGGCCGGCGCCGGGCTGCCGCGAGGACAGCGCCGCAAACGCTGA
- a CDS encoding HMA2 domain-containing protein, giving the protein MDAACFPPIVYSLPGRLRLRDARLRREALREAVLARLDTLPALRRLRANAAAGSVVVEYDGTRIDEAAMCREVIEAVAPWLAAAVPPAAAPKPRRASRRRQFARANNLGMLASLGGSLAFAAAGAKAAHVATGTVFLGLLGVHLATHRRSLLR; this is encoded by the coding sequence ATGGACGCCGCCTGCTTCCCTCCGATCGTCTACTCCCTGCCCGGGCGCCTGCGCCTGCGTGACGCCCGGCTGCGCCGCGAGGCGCTGCGCGAGGCGGTGCTGGCGCGGCTGGACACGCTGCCGGCGCTGCGCCGGCTGCGCGCCAATGCGGCGGCCGGCAGCGTCGTCGTCGAGTACGACGGCACGCGCATCGACGAAGCGGCGATGTGCCGCGAGGTGATCGAGGCCGTCGCGCCGTGGCTGGCTGCCGCCGTGCCTCCGGCCGCGGCACCCAAGCCGCGCCGCGCCAGCCGCCGGCGCCAGTTCGCGCGTGCCAACAACCTCGGCATGCTCGCCAGCCTGGGCGGTTCGCTGGCTTTCGCCGCGGCCGGCGCGAAGGCCGCGCACGTCGCCACCGGCACGGTCTTTCTCGGTCTGCTGGGCGTGCACCTGGCCACGCACCGGCGCAGCCTGCTGCGCTGA
- a CDS encoding sigma-70 family RNA polymerase sigma factor, whose protein sequence is MLERHYRELLNFLVRLVGDRHAAADLTQESYARVLALQQGGATVFDGRALLYRTARNLVVDRHRRAALRQHDALEELADDEHPSAPPRSQPEEALASRQDAQACLAAIEALPPRCREAFVLHLFDELSHARIAERMGISVSMVEKHVARGLLACRAAQGTR, encoded by the coding sequence GTGCTGGAGCGTCATTACCGCGAGTTGCTCAACTTCCTCGTCCGCCTGGTCGGCGACCGCCATGCCGCCGCCGACCTGACCCAGGAGAGCTACGCCCGCGTGCTGGCGCTGCAGCAAGGCGGCGCCACCGTCTTCGACGGCCGCGCCCTGCTCTACCGCACGGCACGCAACCTCGTCGTCGACCGCCACCGCCGCGCTGCGCTGCGCCAGCACGACGCGCTCGAAGAACTGGCCGACGACGAACACCCGAGCGCGCCGCCGCGTTCGCAGCCCGAGGAGGCCCTGGCCTCGCGCCAGGACGCCCAGGCCTGCCTGGCGGCGATCGAGGCGCTGCCGCCGCGCTGCCGCGAGGCTTTCGTGCTGCACCTGTTCGACGAGCTGAGCCACGCCCGGATCGCCGAGCGCATGGGCATCTCGGTCAGCATGGTCGAGAAGCACGTCGCACGCGGGCTGCTCGCCTGCCGCGCGGCACAGGGCACGAGGTGA
- a CDS encoding alpha/beta hydrolase, with translation MPASTLRRALGALVLVLAAGSAPAADAPVKLPGARQFELASEATGQRYRVFVSEPDAPPPAAGYPVLYVLDGNAAFPVAAFLARSVASRREVTGQPPVLVVGIGYPGDADFDVAARRRDYTVGVAEPGAQALEGGADRFLDFVERELKPRIAARHAVDARRQALFGHSFGGLLVLHAAFTRPASFTTFLASSPSIWWNERRVLDGLARAPAAAPRLQISVGALEDAPPPGRLSAETLALLARRPMVSEARALAARLQAQPAWQGRIAFHEFEGEHHGWVWLPALSRGLQFFLDQPAQGEPTR, from the coding sequence GTGCCCGCCTCCACCCTGAGGCGCGCGCTGGGCGCGCTGGTGCTGGTGCTGGCCGCCGGCAGCGCGCCGGCGGCCGACGCGCCGGTGAAGCTGCCCGGCGCGCGCCAGTTCGAGCTGGCCTCCGAAGCCACCGGCCAGCGCTACCGGGTCTTCGTCTCCGAACCCGACGCGCCGCCGCCGGCCGCGGGCTACCCGGTGCTCTATGTGCTGGACGGCAACGCCGCCTTCCCGGTGGCCGCCTTCCTGGCGCGTTCGGTGGCGTCGCGGCGCGAGGTCACCGGCCAGCCGCCGGTGCTCGTCGTCGGCATCGGCTACCCGGGCGACGCCGACTTCGACGTCGCCGCACGGCGGCGCGACTACACGGTCGGCGTCGCCGAGCCCGGTGCCCAGGCCCTCGAAGGCGGCGCCGACCGTTTCCTCGACTTCGTCGAACGTGAGCTGAAGCCGCGCATCGCCGCCCGTCACGCGGTCGATGCACGACGCCAGGCGCTGTTCGGCCATTCCTTCGGCGGCCTGCTGGTGCTGCACGCGGCCTTCACGCGGCCGGCGAGCTTCACGACATTTCTCGCTTCCAGCCCGTCGATCTGGTGGAACGAGCGCCGTGTGCTCGACGGCCTGGCGCGCGCACCGGCTGCCGCGCCGCGGCTGCAGATCAGCGTCGGCGCGCTCGAAGACGCGCCGCCGCCGGGCCGGCTGTCGGCCGAGACGCTGGCGCTGCTGGCGCGGCGGCCGATGGTCAGCGAAGCGCGTGCGCTGGCCGCGCGGCTGCAGGCGCAGCCGGCCTGGCAGGGGCGCATCGCCTTCCACGAGTTCGAAGGCGAACACCATGGCTGGGTCTGGCTGCCGGCGCTGTCGCGCGGGCTGCAGTTCTTCCTCGATCAACCCGCGCAAGGCGAACCGACACGATGA
- a CDS encoding TonB-dependent receptor: protein MRRARFTPAPLALAAAAVVLNLASTLPAQAQASTTAAAPLTLDLPAQPLGQALNELARRADLQLSFPADAVAGKTAPAVSGRLTPEQALQRLLAGSGLAATVDGQRVVVKPADAARESALPAVKASAGALASELPAAHAGGQVARGARVGALGNLSVMDTPFSSVAYTAELIAEQQARSVADVLVNDPATRFTTSAGHAYENFRVRGFDVNAGDLAIDGMYGLAPVGHSPVEYLERVELLKGPSALFSGMPPGGGVGGVVNLVPKRAGDEPLTRATFGVQSESQAELALDLGRRFGEQKQWGLRVNTAYGDGDTTLDEQSKKREFLSAALDFRGEALTATLDAYTSTEKFDGGTPAMYWFATTDIPGAPDPSTNQFRNGWGELKSKAVIARAEYAINEQLDAFAGLGRRNHDYSGFINGTHARQIAANGDYTGRMVGQLGYSDSSSAEAGLRARFATAGVKHELVLHATRLTQEDGSAVNMATFASNIYRPVTPTMVAVPGAAPKTGETTLDSLALVDTLSFLDDRLRLTLGARHQGVETKSFASTGALTAHYDESALTPAVAVVAKPWGQAISLYANYVQGLTKGDTVTDTAATNYQQVFEPYKTEQMELGVKWTTGTFTNTVSLFEITKPTMMATGSSAAPTYSDDAEKRVRGVEWNSFGELARGLRVLGGASWNQGKLTKTAYGQYDGNDAVGAPHWQGNLGAEWDTSWLPGLTLSARLAATSKQYLDAANTQRIPGWSQIDVGARYATRLMGRPTQWRLGVNNLFDRHYYAGSFSDSTPIATLGPKRSVAASMTVDF from the coding sequence ATGCGCCGAGCGCGATTCACCCCTGCCCCCCTGGCCCTGGCGGCTGCTGCCGTCGTCCTGAACCTGGCGAGCACCCTGCCCGCCCAGGCCCAGGCCAGCACCACCGCGGCCGCGCCGCTGACGCTGGACCTGCCGGCGCAACCGCTGGGCCAGGCGCTCAACGAACTGGCGCGCCGCGCCGACCTGCAGCTCAGCTTCCCGGCCGACGCCGTGGCCGGCAAGACGGCGCCGGCGGTCTCCGGCCGCCTGACGCCGGAACAGGCGCTGCAGCGCCTGCTGGCCGGCAGCGGCCTGGCCGCCACCGTCGACGGCCAGCGTGTCGTCGTCAAGCCGGCCGACGCGGCGCGCGAATCGGCGCTGCCGGCGGTCAAGGCCAGCGCCGGCGCGCTCGCCAGCGAGCTGCCGGCAGCGCACGCCGGCGGCCAGGTGGCACGCGGCGCCCGCGTCGGCGCGCTCGGCAACCTGTCGGTGATGGACACGCCGTTCAGCAGCGTGGCCTACACCGCCGAGCTGATCGCCGAGCAGCAGGCGCGCAGCGTCGCCGACGTGCTGGTCAACGACCCGGCGACACGTTTCACGACCTCGGCCGGCCACGCCTACGAGAACTTCCGCGTGCGCGGCTTCGACGTCAACGCCGGCGATCTGGCGATCGACGGGATGTACGGCCTGGCGCCGGTCGGCCACTCGCCGGTGGAATACCTGGAGCGGGTCGAGCTGCTGAAAGGCCCGAGCGCGCTGTTCAGCGGCATGCCGCCGGGCGGCGGCGTCGGCGGCGTCGTCAACCTGGTGCCCAAGCGTGCCGGCGACGAGCCGCTGACGCGCGCCACCTTCGGGGTGCAGTCGGAGTCGCAGGCCGAGCTCGCGCTCGACCTCGGCCGGCGTTTCGGCGAGCAAAAGCAATGGGGCCTGCGCGTCAACACCGCCTACGGCGACGGCGACACGACGCTGGACGAGCAGAGCAAGAAGCGCGAGTTCCTGTCGGCCGCGCTGGACTTCCGCGGCGAGGCGCTGACCGCGACGCTGGACGCCTACACCAGCACCGAGAAGTTCGACGGCGGCACGCCGGCGATGTACTGGTTCGCCACGACCGACATCCCCGGCGCGCCCGACCCGAGCACCAACCAGTTCCGCAACGGCTGGGGCGAACTGAAGAGCAAGGCCGTCATCGCGCGCGCCGAGTACGCGATCAACGAGCAGCTCGACGCCTTCGCCGGCCTCGGCCGGCGCAACCACGACTACTCCGGCTTCATCAACGGCACGCACGCGCGCCAGATCGCCGCCAACGGCGACTACACCGGCCGCATGGTCGGCCAGCTGGGCTACAGCGACTCGAGCTCGGCCGAGGCCGGGCTGCGCGCGCGCTTTGCCACCGCCGGCGTCAAGCACGAGCTGGTGCTGCACGCGACGCGGCTGACGCAGGAAGACGGCTCGGCGGTCAACATGGCCACGTTCGCCTCCAACATCTACCGCCCGGTGACGCCGACGATGGTGGCCGTGCCGGGTGCGGCGCCCAAGACCGGCGAGACGACGCTGGACAGCCTGGCGCTGGTCGACACGCTGTCGTTCCTGGACGACCGCCTGCGCCTGACGTTGGGCGCACGCCACCAGGGCGTCGAGACCAAGAGCTTCGCCAGCACCGGCGCGCTGACCGCGCACTACGACGAGAGTGCGCTGACGCCGGCCGTCGCCGTCGTCGCCAAGCCCTGGGGCCAGGCCATCTCGCTGTACGCCAACTACGTGCAGGGCCTCACCAAGGGCGACACCGTCACCGATACCGCGGCGACCAACTACCAGCAGGTCTTCGAGCCCTACAAGACCGAGCAGATGGAGCTCGGCGTGAAGTGGACGACCGGCACCTTCACCAACACCGTGAGCCTGTTCGAGATCACCAAGCCGACGATGATGGCCACCGGCAGCAGCGCCGCGCCGACCTACAGCGACGACGCCGAGAAGCGCGTGCGCGGCGTCGAGTGGAACAGCTTCGGCGAACTGGCCCGCGGCCTGCGCGTGCTCGGCGGCGCCAGCTGGAACCAGGGCAAGCTGACCAAGACCGCCTACGGCCAGTACGACGGCAACGACGCCGTCGGCGCGCCGCACTGGCAAGGCAACCTCGGCGCCGAATGGGACACGTCGTGGCTGCCGGGCCTGACGCTCAGCGCCCGCCTCGCCGCCACCAGCAAGCAGTACCTGGACGCGGCCAACACCCAGCGCATCCCCGGCTGGAGCCAGATCGACGTCGGCGCGCGCTACGCCACCCGGCTGATGGGCCGGCCGACGCAGTGGCGCCTGGGCGTGAACAACCTGTTCGACCGCCACTACTACGCCGGCAGCTTCAGCGACAGCACGCCGATCGCCACGCTGGGCCCCAAGCGCAGCGTCGCGGCGTCGATGACGGTGGACTTCTGA
- a CDS encoding methyl-accepting chemotaxis protein: MTQLRIAVRLGLAFALVLAITVAIAAVAVWQLQVHRDATASMVEREMQRNESTQQWASLLRVNLFQVTSALKTSDAAYAARLQADALEGSRSAAPLREKVVQLTDDDEGKALIAAINAERQKYLDVRADLFKRKEAGGEVSAAVDHELQPLAEAYLARLQEVVEHSHRVLDRKVEALDAATQLSQWALAAGALVAVALGAMFAALVSRSITRPISRAVSAAEAIGAGELNTAIDARGSDESARLLQALAAMQANLAKTVAEVRGSADSVATASHQIAHGNADLSARTEQQASALQQTAASMEQLNATVRQNADNALQANQLAAAASAVATEGGQVVAQVVRTMDGISESSRRITEIINVIDGIAFQTNILALNAAVEAARAGEQGRGFAVVAGEVRTLAQRSAEAAREIKALIGTSVERVDSGNALVHKAGTKMDEVLASIRRVADIVGEISSASAEQSDGVTQVGEAVAQMDQATQQNAALVEESAAAADSLRTQARQLVDAVAVFRLGNEGARREAAPAASVAPVAVSAPKAPARPAARAVAHPASAEAAWETF; the protein is encoded by the coding sequence ATGACCCAACTGAGAATCGCCGTCCGCCTCGGCCTCGCGTTCGCCCTCGTGCTCGCGATCACCGTCGCCATCGCCGCCGTCGCCGTCTGGCAGCTGCAGGTGCATCGTGACGCCACGGCCTCGATGGTCGAGCGCGAGATGCAGCGCAACGAGTCGACGCAGCAGTGGGCCTCGCTGCTCCGCGTCAACCTCTTCCAGGTGACCTCGGCGCTGAAGACCAGCGACGCCGCCTACGCCGCGAGGCTGCAGGCCGACGCGCTCGAAGGCTCCAGGAGCGCCGCGCCGCTGCGCGAGAAGGTGGTGCAGCTCACCGACGACGACGAAGGCAAGGCGCTGATCGCGGCCATCAACGCCGAGCGCCAGAAGTACCTGGACGTGCGCGCCGATCTCTTCAAGCGCAAGGAGGCCGGTGGCGAGGTCTCGGCCGCCGTCGACCACGAGCTGCAGCCGCTGGCCGAGGCCTATCTCGCGCGGCTGCAGGAGGTCGTCGAGCACTCGCACCGCGTGCTCGACCGCAAAGTCGAGGCGCTGGATGCCGCCACCCAGCTCAGCCAGTGGGCGCTCGCCGCCGGCGCACTGGTCGCCGTAGCGCTGGGCGCGATGTTCGCCGCGCTGGTCAGCCGCTCGATCACGCGGCCGATCTCGCGCGCCGTCTCGGCCGCCGAAGCGATCGGCGCCGGCGAGCTGAACACGGCCATCGACGCGCGCGGCAGCGACGAGTCGGCGCGCCTGCTGCAGGCCCTGGCCGCCATGCAGGCCAATCTGGCGAAGACCGTCGCCGAGGTGCGCGGCTCGGCCGACAGCGTCGCCACCGCCAGCCATCAGATCGCGCACGGCAATGCCGACCTGTCGGCCCGCACCGAGCAGCAGGCCAGCGCGCTGCAGCAGACCGCCGCGTCGATGGAGCAGCTCAACGCCACCGTGCGCCAGAACGCCGACAACGCGCTGCAGGCCAACCAGCTCGCCGCCGCGGCCAGCGCCGTCGCCACCGAAGGCGGCCAGGTCGTCGCCCAGGTGGTGCGGACGATGGACGGCATCAGCGAGAGCTCGCGGCGCATCACCGAGATCATCAACGTCATCGACGGCATCGCCTTCCAGACCAACATCCTGGCGCTCAACGCCGCGGTCGAAGCGGCGCGGGCCGGCGAGCAAGGCCGCGGTTTCGCCGTGGTGGCCGGCGAGGTGCGCACGCTGGCCCAGCGCAGCGCCGAGGCGGCACGCGAGATCAAGGCCTTGATCGGCACCAGCGTCGAACGGGTCGACTCCGGCAACGCGCTGGTGCACAAGGCCGGCACCAAGATGGACGAGGTGCTGGCCTCGATTCGCCGCGTCGCCGACATCGTCGGCGAGATCAGCAGCGCCAGCGCCGAGCAGAGCGACGGCGTGACCCAGGTCGGCGAAGCCGTCGCGCAGATGGACCAGGCGACGCAGCAGAACGCCGCGCTGGTTGAAGAAAGCGCCGCCGCCGCCGACAGCCTGCGCACGCAGGCCCGCCAGCTCGTCGATGCGGTGGCCGTGTTCCGGCTCGGCAACGAAGGCGCGCGACGCGAGGCGGCGCCGGCGGCGAGCGTGGCCCCGGTGGCCGTGTCGGCGCCCAAGGCCCCGGCCCGCCCGGCAGCCCGCGCCGTGGCCCACCCGGCCAGCGCCGAAGCGGCCTGGGAAACCTTCTGA
- a CDS encoding FecR family protein: MNAPAPHDEEAARWALRRRQGLDAEGRAALQAWLDADPRHAQAFAELEATLAQVARLPPAGVQRLRAGLAPRRPARRLPHVLSAVVAVASFGVAWTAWDRWSMQPRFEQHYATQRGEQLAVTLPDAADDGSRVRLDTATRLDVRLYRDRRELLLHEGRASFAVHHDAKRPFHVRAGTLDVVVTGTRFTVRLTRDGLDAGRSVVEVEQGRVRVSAGDGAPAVELHAGDRLATDAAGAPGPVQHAAAAAWREGRISFDGVPLAQALAEFERYGNTGIVVRDPAVAALRVGGSWPAGDARGFAESLPELLPVRLLPRDGVLELVARPAATGHTK, from the coding sequence GTGAACGCCCCCGCGCCCCACGACGAAGAGGCGGCGCGCTGGGCGCTGCGCCGGCGCCAAGGGCTGGACGCCGAAGGCCGCGCGGCGCTGCAGGCCTGGCTGGACGCCGACCCGCGCCATGCGCAGGCGTTTGCCGAACTCGAGGCCACGCTGGCCCAGGTCGCGCGGCTGCCGCCCGCCGGGGTCCAGCGGCTGCGGGCCGGGCTGGCGCCGCGGCGGCCGGCGCGCCGTCTGCCGCATGTTTTGAGCGCGGTGGTCGCGGTGGCCAGCTTCGGCGTCGCCTGGACCGCCTGGGACCGCTGGTCGATGCAGCCACGCTTCGAGCAGCACTACGCGACGCAGCGCGGCGAGCAGCTCGCCGTCACGCTGCCCGACGCCGCCGACGACGGCAGCCGCGTGCGCCTGGACACCGCGACGCGGCTGGACGTGCGCCTGTACCGCGACCGGCGCGAACTGCTGCTGCACGAAGGCCGCGCCAGCTTCGCCGTGCACCACGATGCGAAGCGGCCGTTCCACGTGCGCGCCGGCACGCTGGACGTCGTCGTCACCGGCACACGTTTCACGGTGCGCCTGACGCGCGACGGGCTGGACGCCGGGCGCAGCGTCGTCGAGGTCGAACAAGGCCGGGTGCGGGTCTCCGCCGGCGACGGCGCGCCAGCCGTGGAGCTGCACGCCGGCGATCGCCTGGCCACCGATGCCGCCGGCGCGCCGGGCCCGGTGCAGCACGCCGCGGCGGCGGCCTGGCGCGAAGGCCGCATCAGCTTCGACGGCGTGCCGCTGGCGCAGGCGCTGGCCGAGTTCGAGCGCTACGGCAACACCGGCATCGTCGTGCGCGACCCGGCGGTCGCGGCGCTGCGCGTCGGCGGCAGCTGGCCGGCCGGCGACGCGCGCGGCTTCGCCGAGAGCCTGCCCGAGCTGCTGCCGGTGCGGCTGCTGCCGCGCGACGGCGTGCTCGAACTCGTCGCCCGGCCGGCGGCGACGGGTCACACGAAATAA